The sequence below is a genomic window from Curtobacterium sp. MCPF17_002.
CGAAGACGATCGACGCGACGCCGGTGACCAGGGACAGCAGCCAGAGCGGACCGGGCAGGTTGGCGTCGTGGAGACGGCGCCAGCCGAGCGCGATGGTCGGCACGATCGTCGCGAGCCACCAGAGTCCGTAGAGCCCGAGGAGGGTCAGCCCGAGGACCGGCGGCGTGTTCGCCGTGTACTCGTTGCCGTACGCATCGACGCGGGATGCCGAGGCGGCCCAGGAGATCATCGCAGCGATGTACCCGCCGAAGAGGACCACGGTCACGATGGCGTTCGCGAGGAACCAGTACCAGTACTCGCTGCGGCTGGCTCGGCCGTCGAACCGGGCGTACTTCTTGAAGAACCGGGTGAAGGCATCGAGGAACCCGATGCCGTACCAGGGCGCCCACAGCGGTGGCGCACCGTCCGGACCCACCGGGATCGGCTGGGCGTACTGCGGGTACGGCTGGCCGTACGGCTGCTGCGGCTGAGCGTACTGGGGCTGCTGCCCGTACTGGTTCGGCTGCCCGTACTGCGGTGCCTGACCGTAGGGGTTGGGCTGCTGGCCGTACTGCGGTTGCTGCCCGTACTGCGGCGGCTGCCCGTAGGGGTTGGGCTGCTGGCCGTCTTGCGGCTGCTGCTGTCCGTACGGGTTCTGCTGACTGTCCTGCGGCTGTTGCTGGTCGGACGGCTGCTGGCCCTGCGGTTCCTGGTCGCCGC
It includes:
- a CDS encoding DUF805 domain-containing protein; the protein is MSNDTPQWGPPAGGDQEPQGQQPSDQQQPQDSQQNPYGQQQPQDGQQPNPYGQPPQYGQQPQYGQQPNPYGQAPQYGQPNQYGQQPQYAQPQQPYGQPYPQYAQPIPVGPDGAPPLWAPWYGIGFLDAFTRFFKKYARFDGRASRSEYWYWFLANAIVTVVLFGGYIAAMISWAASASRVDAYGNEYTANTPPVLGLTLLGLYGLWWLATIVPTIALGWRRLHDANLPGPLWLLSLVTGVASIVFGCLPPSPSGAQFDRPEQR